ttttatgtgcttgatctattttctatttttgttgttgtttgctcaCAGTCTCTTGCCTCTTTGCACAGGGATTCACCCATTTAGGTTAGATTTTAACACAAATGACTAAATGAGCTGAAAAGAATCATAACAGAAGCCGTCAAAATGGTCAGTCCAGTTCTTGACTCAAGTTTTGTCCTTAGAAATGAAAAGTTGTTTTAGACCATTTTTCTTGTGCTAACACTTACTTATCATTTTAGGATGGATGATGAAAGAGATCTACCAGTAGGAGCCTGTCACATCACTATTATTTTTCAAGACAAAAGTTGCCTTGTTACCATTAACAAATGCTGTATGCTCATTtactgcatttactgtacaaataaaagtaataaacTGGTGTATTATCACCCACTTGCCACCCACAGTTCCCTGTGTGGAGGACCAACCAAACCCTGAAGTGGGAGGGAGTGTGGAGAGAGCTGGGTTGTCTGGCTCGCACTGCCTCATTTGCCGTCCGGGAAGAGAGTGGACACTCCCTCAAGTCCTCACTTTCGGTATTTGCCTCCTGTTTTATATTTAAGATTTTACTGTGAGCTTTGAAATAGCTGTCAGGGAATTCATGgcaaagctgtttttcagtgctTAATCAGAGTTTCACAAAGATTTTTGCACAACAAATTTCAGTAACTTGTGGGGTTTGTGAATGTTGGGTTTGCATTATGTTGAATTGAGGGAAAAGACTGAATATCCCGAAAGACACTGCAGGACTAAAGCAGTATTTAGTAGTAGCTGAGTGAATGGtgccatttttgttttacagcatgCTATGGTCATCGACACCAGAAACTCCTCCATCCTTCCCAGGAAAGGTGGCCTGTTAAAGATCCACCAGGTTTGTTGTTTAACACGAAGACAGCACTTTTGTTTCGCATGCTTTATGAAAATAATATGACTGAGCTTGGACACCAGGTTGATATTTTGTGTTGTGGTTGTGTAGGAACTTGCTGGTTACACTGGAGGAGACGCTAGTTTCCTGAAGGAGGACTTTGAGATCCAGCTCAACAAAACCCTCTTCTGGGACTCAGTGAGAttctacattttacatttcagccaGTAACAAATTATTTCAATGAAATGCACTTCATGTAGTTTAACTTTAAGCAGTTTTACTGGACTTAAGTACGAGTATAAATTAGAGAATACAGAATAATTAGATTATTTGTGGTTTTAGATTTAAGTACTAGATAAGTAATTAAAACAATATGCCCAGGCTTTAATGAGAAAGTCTGTGAGCAGGAAAATTAACTAAATGACCAACAGCCTAATTTACAGTAACCTTGGTGTAGTCCTTCTTTGGCCAGgtatacatatttatttttaaaaaattaacaACTTTTTTGGTTAGTTTTTTGTTTCTATTATTCTGTGCACAAGTCAACTCGACCAGACCCTTTTACTTTCTCCTCCAGGTCCTTTCTGCCTCACTGTGGGGTGGTTTGCTCCTGCCCATTGGTGACAAGCAAACAAGCATAGCAGACAGGTACGGAAGAGCAACGCACCACCAATCACCATTATCCAAAGACCTGAGCTTTTCAAAAGTCAGACAAAATCAAAAATTTGCTCTTTTTTGGGGGCCTACATTTGTTTAAACTTAATTAAAAGCAAGCCAAATTGGCTATTAGCAGTTTCTGTTTACATTGTATCCATAGACGTCTGCACAGCCATCACTGGATTACTTTGATACTAAATTAAACAGGAAAACatgatgattctcaggcaagttctggaGTTATAAGGGCTatcttttttccattatttcaaATGCATTTATGGATGCTTATTTAAGATGAACATTGCAGACATTATATATATGTCCTGGCAAAGTGTTAAGTCAGGCTGAGTCAAAAATATACTTGACCGAGTTACTCTTACTAGAGTACAGTTTACTCTTTTACTGATGACTGTGTTCATAAGCAGGcttacaataaaacaaactacaataactaattaaaaaatgtaattattccTGTATTCACAGAAAGCTAGCGATTGTAATATATactttattttttgtgtgtctttgtcgaCCTTTTAGGTTCTATCTAGGTGGCCCCACCAGTATCAGGGGAttcagcatgtacagtatgggCCCACAGAGTGAAGGTGAGACATTGACTTGGCTGAGTTTCTTGCCAACCAAACTGAAGCTTGATGGTTTATTGAAATATTGTGTTCTGGTATAACTGGTATGACAGGCGACTACCTGGGAGGAGAGGGCTACTGGGCTGGAGGCCTCCACCTCTACACGCCTCTACCCTTCAGACCAGGCAGGGGGGGCTTTGGTGACCTCTTCAGAATGCACTTCTTTCTCAATGCTGGAAACCTTTGTAACTTAAACTATGGTGAGTATTGGAAACAGAACAAGCATTAATGAAATGTCAGTGAAAGATTTTTGTGGACCGGACCTTGATATTAGTGACTGTTCAGCAGGATTAGGTCAGTTTGAgtttttatctctctcttgTGTAGTTCAGGTTTGGACAGAAGTGTTTTGCAgatgctttctgtgtgtctgaggctATATGTTCGTTTTCACTCAGGTGAGGGGCCACGAGCACATTTGAAGAAACTGGCAGAATGCATCCGTTGGTCATACGGACTGGGCATTGTGCTGCGTCTCGGGAACATTGCCAGACTGGAGCTGAATTACTGCATTCCCATGGGAGTCCAGAGTGGAGACAGGTAAAGCAGATTAGGTTAGCTAGTTTTAGTTAAGATGATTTTGAGTTTCACCAACtagatttaaaacatttaagGCACTCTAGGTAAACCTGCCTACCTGCAAATAGACACTGAATGATGAATTTTAGTTAGAGAAGACCTGCATATACCAATCACACGGGAACTGTCTGTACAGGTGAGTCTCTGCATCTCATGCAGTGTAACTCTCACATCTGTCTATATGTGTGAAATACACTGAAGGCCCTATTAaagcaaatacagtaaatattgaACAGAAGAATAAAAGTTGACAAGCAGACCCTTTCACAGTAAACAAATCCTTTTTCTGGACAATCATGTAGATTCACATAACATTACATACACATTGTAAGAACACTCTTTCAAGAGATATACTGTTTCGGTGTCTGTAAACTGCACCAAAAATAATCTGATTCTTGCGTTGCTTTGGTATTGGTTTCATCTGATTTTCTGTGGTCCTTTGCAGGATATGTGATGGAGTCCAGTTTGGAGCAGGAATCCGATTCCTATGAAACCAAATTTCCAGGATCCAGAACTTCCTTGTGCTTCAACGTTTTATGCCGGAAACATTTAATTGGAAGGGGAAATTGCTTGTACAGAACTGTTGTTGCGtctaattaattaaataaaagtgtttgcactgattttctgttttgatgtcttcttttttcaCATGCTTTCATAGGTCAAGTACAAGTCACATTACTTTGAATAACATTCAATATGATCAAGTGAATGCAAAGAAATTGGTCAAAAAATAGTTATCAGTGTTACTCATTCAAAAACATCAGTGTAGACTATTGCTTAATGAACAAACTTTTGAATTTAGAGAATACTcttagtgatttttttttttgagatatTGTCTCAACTTAGTAACTTAGTTACTAACTTAGTCTAAATGACCAAAACTTTTACATACAATATTAATATTAACCTGTAAAGTTGGCATGTAGCTATGAAGATACACATCCTACAAAAATTACTAATTACTCAtggatctgtttttttttttttgtttttttttctaaaatctaTTTGGATTTCATGTACAATCACGACATAttatacatttttgaaaattctAAGCTTGTACATGAatcatatttattcatattcGTCATATTAACATATAAACAGGAGTAAACAGATCATATAAGTAAACATGGGAGCACACCGTACAGAAAATGGAGAACATAAATATTTTGAATATAATACGTCACTTTGGCAACATGAACGGTTTTACGGCGCACCACTTCCGCGCTCGCATGTGGTCACATGTGTTGTGACTCCCCACAGGATTGGCTAAACCTGCGCATGCTCTGTACTAATTGTTCCGTAGCATTTTAGCTAGTACACGAGAGATTGCGGGAAGACGGACCGTAGGGGGGTGTTCATTAACGGGTCTCGAAATTTCATAAATTCGCGTCCCTTTTTCGAAGGGCATATTCCTCGATAATACGGCGTTGTTTGTGCTACAGTCGTCTGCAGCTGTGCAAAAGTGACTCGAGAAGggttttcttctgtgtttttatcgGAGGTCTTATCTGTGAGCGGCAGGCACCCGTACGCACGCTGATGGCGGTCACCATCGAGGATCTCTATCGTAACTATGGGGTCCTTGCTGATGCTAGTAAGGAAAACCTCAGCCAGGTAAGCAAAGGCACACGTCTTCTTTTCTAAACTCCATTGAACTGGGAACTTTTTTGCTTTATCACTGTACGTTATTTTACTTGCACTGTTGTTAATTTTGTCGAGTTAAGCGCCGTAACATTGTTGTGTGCATGCTAGGCTAACTGTAGCTAGCGACCGTAGTGACCGGGCTAATGTTAATGGCCTCGCATTGCGAGCCTTTTGATAGGCGGTACTAATTCGGGATCCATTATTAAACAAACGGTTATTTTCTTACCAGCGAATCCATTTTCAATGGAGCTAAAGCCAAGAACAGTCAAATTCAGCATTAGTGGTTGACTTAAATTCATCGCAATACCCCGATAGATACTGTTTTTACTGGTAGTTGATAGAAGTTTGTGACGGTTGTCATCAGTTAATTGGGTCGCAAAACACTGGGGGAAATCGTTTGAATCACAAAGAACACCTAAATTCCT
This sequence is a window from Chaetodon trifascialis isolate fChaTrf1 chromosome 10, fChaTrf1.hap1, whole genome shotgun sequence. Protein-coding genes within it:
- the samm50 gene encoding sorting and assembly machinery component 50 homolog A, with the translated sequence MGTVHARSLDPLPMQGPELGVHADDIEALEIEQEPKQEVLENKDVVVQRVHIDGLGRTKEDLLTYEISEVFRARNLIDVMRKSHEARQKLLRLGIFRKVEVVIDTSRGEDALPNGLDVTFEVTELRRMTGSYNTMVGNNEGSMVLGLKLPNVFGRAEKMTFQFSYGTKETSYGLSFFKPQPGHFERNISLNVYKVTGQFPWSSLRETDRGVSAELSFPVWRTNQTLKWEGVWRELGCLARTASFAVREESGHSLKSSLSHAMVIDTRNSSILPRKGGLLKIHQELAGYTGGDASFLKEDFEIQLNKTLFWDSVLSASLWGGLLLPIGDKQTSIADRFYLGGPTSIRGFSMYSMGPQSEGDYLGGEGYWAGGLHLYTPLPFRPGRGGFGDLFRMHFFLNAGNLCNLNYGEGPRAHLKKLAECIRWSYGLGIVLRLGNIARLELNYCIPMGVQSGDRICDGVQFGAGIRFL